From the genome of Faecalibacterium prausnitzii:
CATCGGCGGCCCGGTCGGCCCCTATATCCAGAGCGAGCGAATGGGGATGTTCAAGCAGTATGCCGAACAGCTGGTCGCTGAGGGCAAGGCATATTACTGCTTCTGCACCGAGGAGCGCCTGGAAGCGCTGCACGCTGAGCAGCGCGCCAACGGCGAGATGACCCACTACGACGGCTGCTGCCGCGACCTGCCCGAAGAGGAGGTCCAGAAGCGTCTGGCCGCCGGAGAGCCTTATGTCATCCGCCAGAAGATCCCCCGCACCGGCATCACTGGCTTCGACGATGTGGTCTACGGCCACATCGAGGTCGAGAACAGCGAGATGGACGACCAGATCCTCATCAAGACCGACGGGATGCCCACCTACAACTTCGCCAACGTCGTGGACGACCACCTGATGGGCATCACCCATGTCATCCGCGGCAGCGAGTACCTGTCTTCCACCCCCAAATACAACCTGCTGTACCAGGCATTCGGCTGGGAGATCCCCACCTATATCCACTGCCCGCCGGTCATGAAGGACGCCCAGAACAAGCTGTCCAAGCGCAACGGCGATGCAAGCTATCAGGATCTGCGCGCCAAGGGCTACCTGAGCGCTGCCATCCTGAACTATATCTGCCTGCTGGGCTGGAGCCCCAGAGGCGAATACGCCGAGCAGGAGATCTTCTCCCTCGACGAGCTGCGCAAGGTCTGGAGCCCGGACGGCATCTCCAAGTCTCCGGCCATCTTTGACCCGCTCAAGCTGCGGGCCATCAACGCGGAGTATATCCGCCGCTTGAGCCCGGACGCATTCCTGGCTGCGGCGGAGCCCTGGATCGACCAGGCCGTCCACACCCCCATCGACAAGAAGCTGCTCTGCGCCAACCTGCAGCCCCGCTGCGAGGTGCTGGGCGAGATCCCCGCGCAGCTGGACTTCTTTGATGCGATGCCGGAGTACGACGTGAGCCTGTACACCAACAAGAAGCAGAAGACCACCCCGGAGTCCGCAAAGGAAGCGCTGGAAGCACTGCTGCCCGTGCTGAGCTCTTCGGCTCTGGACTTCTCCGACCGCGACGCCGTCTTTGATGCCTGCAAGGCCAAGGCCGAAGAGCTGGGCAAGAAGAACGGCTGGCTGCTCTACCCGCTGGGCATCGCCCTGTCCGGCAGACAGCGCACCCCCGGCGGCGGCACCGACCTCGCCTGCATGATGGGCCGCGAGACGACCCTTGCCCGCGTGAAGGCCGCCATCGAGAAGCTGAACGGCTGAATCTTCTAAAATTTCCAAAAAGCTCTGCGGTTTTTGTACGCCGCAGGGCTTTTTTCTTGGTTTTAGCAAAAGGATGCCGCTTCGCTTCACCCTCCCAAAAACCGCCCGGCGGCCGCGCTACAGTATATGCACAAGGCGCGGGAAACAGAACAACACAAACGATCCCCGCCGGAAAGCGGGGATTTTTTATGCACGATCTTCTCAGGCAGGATGCCCTTCATCCCTTTGCGGCGGCGCTGCTGCCGCGCGCAGCCGTCCGCCCGGCTCTGCGGCAGGGTTCGGCTTTTCTGGCCGGGCTGCTCGGCGGCTGGGCGGTGCTGTATGGGGCGCTCATTCCCTTCGGGCTAGGGCTGACGCTCGGATTTGCGGAGGACTGCTTCGCCGCCTGTGCGGCCGGGGCAGTGCTGGGGCTGCTGCTCCATGGGTTCGGGGCGCTGTCGCTGGACAGCATCTGTCTGCTCTGCGCCATCGGGGCCGCTGTAGCGGCACGGTGGCTCTGGCCGGGTCGGTTCCGGCCCGCCCTGCTGGCGAGCTGCGGAGCCCTGGGGCTGGGAGCCGTCTGCTTTGCCTTCGGCCCCACCGGCGGCGGGATCGACCTGCTGCTCACCTGCGGAGCAGACGCCCTGCTGGCGGGGGCGCTGGGCTTTGCCCTGCGGCGGTTCCCGCCCGAAACGCCCGGCGCGGGGATGCTGCTCGTCGGGGCCGCTGCCGCTGCGGCCCTGGGCGGGGTCGCACTGGGGCCGGTCTGCCTTGGCGTCGTGTTCTGCGCCGCGCTGGAAGCCGCCCTCTGCTGCCGGGGCCAGGGGAAAGCCGCCCTTGCCTGCTGTGCCGTGCTGGGTGCAGCACTCTGCGGGGCGGATGCCTCCCTCGGCCCGGCGGCAGCCGGGCTCTCCTGCGCCAGTGCAGCGGCTGCTCTGCTGGCCCCCGGACGCCGGGTGGAAGCCTTTGCCGCCTATGCGGGCGGCTGTGTGACGGGGGTGCTCTGCGTCCAGCCGCCCGGCAGTGCCTTTGGCTTTGCCTTCAGCGCCGGGGCGGGGCTAGGGCTGGCCGCGCTGCTGCCCGGCGGCTGGCTGGCCCCGGTGCCCGCAGACGAACCGGACGCACCGGAGGAGCGGCCCCGCTTTTCGGCCGCGGCCACCCGACTGGAAGCGGTAGCTGAAAGCCTGTCCTCCCTCGCGGAGACCGTCAACGAGGTCTACGACGCCCTGCCCCACCGGTGCGAGACCTTCCGCTGGGTCATCGACAACGCCCATGATGCGCTCTGCTTCAACTGCGGGCGGCGGGAGAGCTGCTGGAAGCAGGAATACACCGCAACGCTGGACGGCATGAACGCCCTGCGACCCATTCTGGAACGGAACGGCCATCTGGAGACCGGCGACCTCCCAGCCCAGCTGGGGCGCTGCATCCACCCGGCGGCGCTCTGCGCAGCGGTGAACAAATCCTTCGCGCTCTACCGCAGCCGGAAGGAGACCCGCGTCCACGCCGAAGCCATGCGCACAGCCCTGACTGAGCAGTACAGCGCTGTGGCCGACGCGCTGGGGGTGCTGAGTGAACAGCTGGGCCGCCCCGGCACACCGGAACCCTATAAATCCGGGCGGGTGGCCGACTTTTTTGCCAGCCTCGGCACCCCGCCGCTGGAATCTGCCGTCACGCTGGACGACCTGGGCCGGACGCGGGCCGCTGTCACCCTGCCCCGCACCCGGTTCTCTGCCCCGGAGCTGGCCGCACTGGCACAGGAGGTCGGGCGGCTCTGCCGCCGCACCTTCGACCCGCCCCAGGTGCTCTCCTGCAAGGGGATGACGACCCTGCTCTTCTGCGAAAAGCCCGCTCTGCGGGCCGTCTTCGGGTCTGCCGGGAGCGCCGCGCGGGGCAGCATCTCCGGCGATGCGGTCCAGCAGTTCTGCAGCCCTACCGCCGCGCAGATGATCCTCTGCGACGGCATGGGCACCGGACGCCCGGCCGCTGTGGACGGCAACCTGGCCGCAGAATTGACGGCCCGCCTGCTCAAGGCAGGCTTCACCGCCGAGCTGGCCGCACGGCTGGTCAACGTAGCACTGGCCCTCAAGAGCGATGAGGAGAGCGGCGCGACCCTCGATCTCATCAGCGTGGACCTCTATACCGGCACAGCCCGGTTGTTCAAGGCCGGGGCCGCACCGGGTTTTCTGGTCCACGGCGGGCGGGCACGGCCTGTGGGGGATGCCAGCCTGCCCATCGGCATCCTGGGCGGGGTGAACGGGCAGAGCCGGGTGGTGCATCTGGCGGCGGGCGATTACGCCGTGCTGGTATCGGACGGCCTGCTCGTGGACGGCACCGGCTGGGTGCTCAAGCAGCTGGAGCTCTCTGCTGCCGCAGCCGACCCGCCCGAAGTGCTGGCCAAAACGCTGGTGGAAACGGCCCGCGCCCGCGCCGAGGCGACCGGCCGCCCCGACGACATCACCGCAGCCGTGCTCCGGCTGGAAGCCTGCGGGCGTTGATTTATTCACAAATAGGGACTATAATAACACTATCTTTTTTGTGGGAGGTCCCTTTCTATGCTGCACCTTACCGTTGCGCAGGACGGAAGCGGCGATTACGCTTCGGTGTCCGAGGCCGTGCTGGCCGTGCCTTATGAACTGGAAGCCGAGATCGTCATCGGGCCCGGCGTCTACCGGGAAAAGCTGGTCTGCGAAAAACGCTGCATCACCCTGCGGGGTGCCGGTGCCGACCAGACCATCCTCGTCTGGGCCGACGGCGGCAAACTGCCCCACCCGGACGGGCGGCCCACCCACACCTTCCGCAGCTACACGGCCTTCTTCAGCGGGGAGAGCCTCACCGTGGAGGACCTGACCATCGCCAACGATGCCGGGCCGGGCAGTCTGGTGGGGCAGGCCATCGCAGCCTATGTGGATAGCGCGCGGGCCGTGTTCCGCCGGGTGAAGCTGCTGGGCAATCAGGACACCCTGTTCTGCGCCCCGCTGCCCGAAAAAGAGCGGGAGAAGGACGGTTTCCTCGGCCCCCGCACCTTTGCGCCCCGGCGGGCCTCCGCGCAATATTACCAGAACTGTGAGATCGCGGGCGACATCGACTTCATCTTCGGCGGGGCAGACGCCCTGTTCGAGCAGTGCACTCTGCGCACCGTGAACAACCACATCCCCCGCAGCTTCGTCACGGCACCGTCCGGCCCGGCGGACGGGCTGGGCTTTGTCTTCTGGGACTGCGATCTCGTCTCGGACTGCCCGGCCGGGACGGTCTATCTGGGCCGGCCCTGGCGCCCTACCGGCAAGACCACCGTGCTGGACTGCCGCCTCGGTGCCCACATCGCCCCCGACGGCTTCTCGCCCTGGAACGACCGCACCGACACCGGCCTTGCCTCCTTTGCGGAGAAGGGCAGTTCCGGCGCAGGGGCTGCGCCCCGCCCGGCCTGGGTGAACGAACCCTCCGCCGCCGATGCGGCCGCACTGCTGGCCCGTGCCCGGAAGCGCTGCCGCCCGGAAGTTTAAGAAAAAAGGAACGTCACGATGAAAAAGCTCCCCAACGCCGTCAAATGGCTCATCATTCTGGCCGTGCTGGCCCTCATGGGCTGGATGCTGGTCCAGGTCAACGACCGCGCCTCCCGTGTCAAGATGCCCGACCCGGACAACAGCCTGGGCATCTACCGTTCTGCCAACTCGTAACAAAAAAATCCTGCGCTTTTGCGCAGGATTTTTTTGTTACTCTGAAGTCATGATGAACCAGAACGTCGTTCCTTTGCCCACGGTGCTCTGCACACCGAAGCGGAAGCCGTGCTGCTGGAAAATGGCTTTTGTGATGGACAGACCCAGGCCCGTGCCCTGCTTGCCCGCATCGGAGCGGGAGCGGTAGTAGCGGTCAAAGATATAGGGCAGGTCCTCCGCGGCGATGCCGGGGCCGTGATCCTCGACCTCGACCCGGACGCCCTCGGCAGATGGTGCGGCCCGCAGCACGAAGATGCCGTCCGCTCCCATGTGGTGCATCGCGTTGCCCAGCAGGTTGTGCAGCGCCCGCTGCATCATGTTGGGGTCGGCGTAGACGGGCAGTTCCTCGTCCGGCAGCTCCAGTTTCAGCTGCCAGCCGTTCTGGGCACAGACGGCGTCGTACCGTTCGCTGACCTCGTCGCAGAGCTGGCCCATATCGAAATGGACTTTCTCGCATTTTTCCGCGCCGCTCGTCACCTTGCTCAGTTCCATGACGCTGGAGACCAGAGCCGTCAGGCGGTCGGCCTCGTCCACGATAATGTTCATCTGCTCGTCGCGGTGGGCCTTGTCGTCGCCGGTGATGTCGCGCACTGTCTCGGCGTAGCCCTTGATGAGGGTGAGCGGGGTGCGCAGGTCGTGGGAGACATTGGCCAGCAGGTCCCGCTGCATCTGGGAAGCCCGCTGGACTTCCTTCGCCATGTGGTTGAAATCCTCGGCCAGGTCGCCAAGTTCATCGTTCCGGCCCGTTTCCACATGGACGGCATAATCGCCCTGGGCCACCTGCCGCGCCGCACCGGAGAGCTGACGCAGCGGCTTTGTGAACCACTCGCTGAACATCCACGCCGCGCTCATCGAGAAGGCGAAGATGAGCGCCGCCGCCAGCGGCAGCACGGTACTCATCACCTCGCCCGCCTCGGACACGTGCATCAGAGTGGTGCTCACCAGCACCGTATAGGCCCCATCGGCGGTCATCCGGCCCACGACCAGCTGATTGTAGGCCGACGGCTTGGCCGCCGGGAGCACACGGGCGAAGGCCCCGTTCTCGCGGCAGTACTGCCGCACCTGCCGGGCGGTGGAATAAGCGATGTCGTCATCCAGCGTATCGGGGAACGACTTCTGGTGCAGGCTGCAATAGGAGAGGTTCTCGTATTTTTTGATGGTGCGGAGCGTTGCGTCCGAAATATCCACGCAAAAGCTGCTCAGTTCCCCGTTGGAATAGATGTCGCTGCCCAGCTGGCTGAAGAAATCGTCGTTCGTCACCTTGATGCCGCCGAACGCCCAGTACGAGAGGATCTCCCCCTTTGCGATGGCGTCGTCCATCTCGGCCACGATCATCTCGGCCTCTGCCGTCAGCTGCTTCTGGATGTGTTTGGTGTACAGCGGCTCCAGCAGCTGGGTGCTCAGGAACCAGAACAACCCCAGCAGCAGCAGGCAGATCAGGCACAAGAACCACATCATCTGCCCGCGGATGCCGATGGAACGCCGCTTTTTTCCCAGTTGCCGCATCAACTGCGCTCCTCCGTTTTATCGTGCCGCATCGGGGTCGAACTTGTAGCCGATGCCCCAGACCGTGGCGATGTAGCCCCGGCACTTGCCCAGGTGGCCGCGCAGCATCTTGACGTGGGTGTCCACGGTGCGGTCCTCGCCGAAGTAATCGTAGTTCCACACCTTCTGCAAGATCTTTTCGCGGCTGAGGGCGATGCCCTTGTTCGATGCCAGGAAGACCAGCAGGTCGAACTCCTTGGGCGTTAGGCTCACTTCTTCGCCCGCCACGCGGACGGTGTGGCTGGCCGTGTCGATGGTCAGGTCGCCGAAGGTCATGGTGCCGTCGGAAGCCTCGCTCCGGGGCATGGTGCGGTTGAGCACGGCCCGGACACGGGCCACCAGCTCGCGCGGGGAGAACGGCTTGACCACATAGTCGTCCGCGCCGCCCTCCAGGCCCGCCAGTTTATCGTATTCCTCGCCGCGTGCGGTCAGGATGATGACCGGCGTGTTGATGTGGCGGGTGCGCATCTCCCGCAGGCAGGTCATGCCGTCCATGAACGGCATCATCACATCCAGGATCACCAGATCGTATCCGCCGCCGCTCAGCAGCGAAAGCGCCGCCGAGCCATCGCCTGCCTCCTCGCAGACATAGCCCGCATATTGCAGATGCTCCCGGATCAGTTCCCGGATGCGGGGTTCATCATCAACGATCAGAATTTTTGCCATCTATGGCTCCCTCCTCACTCAAAAGTGTCTGATATTCTGAGGTTATCATACCGCGAAGTTTGGAAATTTCTGTGAAGTTTGGGTGAATGCTTTGGAAAACCCGAACACATTCAGTATACCACGACTGGCCGGTGCAATCCAAACGAATTTCCGTCCCTGCCGCGAAAACGCGCAGATCGTTCGTTTTTTCGTCCGGATTTCTTGACAAGGCGGGCCGCACCCTTTATAGTAAAAAACAGAATGAAAAATGTATGCCTTCCCGGAGGCGTTGGAGTTTCTATGAAATTCAAGAACCTTTCCCGCGTGGAGCGGAACATGCTCACCGGCCTGTTCTGCCAGTTTGTGACCATCCTGCTGAGTTTTCTCATGCCCCGGCTCTATCTGACCTATTACGGTTCCGGCGTCAACGGTGAGCTGAACACCATCAAGCAGCTGTTCGCCTACCTCTACCTGCTCGAAGCCGGGGTCGGCCTGGCCACCACCCAGGCGCTCTACCGCCCGGTGGCGATGGAAGAACACCAGACTGTGAGCGAGATCCTGGCCGCCACCGACCACTATTACCGCCGCACCGGCACACTGTATGCCCTCATCGTGGTGGCCATCGGCGTCGTGTACCCCATGGTGGTGCATTTCACCCTGCCGCGCGGCGTCGTGCTGCTGTACACCATCCTGTACGGCCTGCCCTCCGTCACCAGCTTTTTTGTGCAGGGCAAGTACCGCCTGCTGATGGATGTGGACGGCCGCCGCTATGTGCTCAGCAACCTGGAGACTGCCACCAATCTGATCTCTGGCATCGGCAAGGTGCTGGTGCTGATGCTCACCCGGAACCTTCTGGCCATGCAGCTGCTGTACTGCCTGTGCTCCATGCTGCCCATCCCGGTCATCCTGTGGTACACCCACAAGAACTACCCCTGGATCGACCACCACGCCAAACCGGATTACTCCGCCGTCGCCCAGAAGAACTCGGTGCTGATGCACCAGCTGTCCGGCGTTATCTTCAACAACACGGACATGGTGCTGCTGTCCTACTTCTGCAATTTCCAGCTCGTCAGCGTCTACAGCATCTACAACATGTTCTTCGTCCAGATCATCTTCGTGATGAACCTGTTCCTCAACAGCATCTCGTTCCGGATGGGCCAGATCTTCCACACCGACCGGGAGCGGTTCCTTGGCCTGTTCGACCTGTGCGAGACGCTGTATCTGGCCTTTGTCGCGTTCTGCTACACCATGACGGCGGCTTTTCTGCTGCCGGTCATCCGCATCTACACCAGCGGCATTCAGGACACCAACTACATCGACGCCTTCCTGCTGCTGCTCTTCGCCCTCAAGGCCGTACTGGAGAGCGGCAAAAGCATCTACCACCAGGCCGTTCAGTTTGAAGGCGCGTTCCAGCAGACCCGCTGGCATGCGCTGGTCGAAATGGCCATCAATCTGTCCGTCACCCTCCTCGGCATCCAGTTCTTCGGCATCTACGGCTGCCTGTTCGGCACCCTGGCCGCGCTGCTCTGCCGCACGGTGCTCGTCTTCCGCTACACCTACCAGAACATTCTGCACCAGCGCATGGCCCGCCCCGCCCTGAAATGGGTCTGTGATCTGGGCCTGATGGCCCTCATCCTGCGCATCG
Proteins encoded in this window:
- a CDS encoding pectinesterase family protein, which translates into the protein MLHLTVAQDGSGDYASVSEAVLAVPYELEAEIVIGPGVYREKLVCEKRCITLRGAGADQTILVWADGGKLPHPDGRPTHTFRSYTAFFSGESLTVEDLTIANDAGPGSLVGQAIAAYVDSARAVFRRVKLLGNQDTLFCAPLPEKEREKDGFLGPRTFAPRRASAQYYQNCEIAGDIDFIFGGADALFEQCTLRTVNNHIPRSFVTAPSGPADGLGFVFWDCDLVSDCPAGTVYLGRPWRPTGKTTVLDCRLGAHIAPDGFSPWNDRTDTGLASFAEKGSSGAGAAPRPAWVNEPSAADAAALLARARKRCRPEV
- a CDS encoding SpoIIE family protein phosphatase, with the translated sequence MHDLLRQDALHPFAAALLPRAAVRPALRQGSAFLAGLLGGWAVLYGALIPFGLGLTLGFAEDCFAACAAGAVLGLLLHGFGALSLDSICLLCAIGAAVAARWLWPGRFRPALLASCGALGLGAVCFAFGPTGGGIDLLLTCGADALLAGALGFALRRFPPETPGAGMLLVGAAAAAALGGVALGPVCLGVVFCAALEAALCCRGQGKAALACCAVLGAALCGADASLGPAAAGLSCASAAAALLAPGRRVEAFAAYAGGCVTGVLCVQPPGSAFGFAFSAGAGLGLAALLPGGWLAPVPADEPDAPEERPRFSAAATRLEAVAESLSSLAETVNEVYDALPHRCETFRWVIDNAHDALCFNCGRRESCWKQEYTATLDGMNALRPILERNGHLETGDLPAQLGRCIHPAALCAAVNKSFALYRSRKETRVHAEAMRTALTEQYSAVADALGVLSEQLGRPGTPEPYKSGRVADFFASLGTPPLESAVTLDDLGRTRAAVTLPRTRFSAPELAALAQEVGRLCRRTFDPPQVLSCKGMTTLLFCEKPALRAVFGSAGSAARGSISGDAVQQFCSPTAAQMILCDGMGTGRPAAVDGNLAAELTARLLKAGFTAELAARLVNVALALKSDEESGATLDLISVDLYTGTARLFKAGAAPGFLVHGGRARPVGDASLPIGILGGVNGQSRVVHLAAGDYAVLVSDGLLVDGTGWVLKQLELSAAAADPPEVLAKTLVETARARAEATGRPDDITAAVLRLEACGR
- a CDS encoding sensor histidine kinase — protein: MRQLGKKRRSIGIRGQMMWFLCLICLLLLGLFWFLSTQLLEPLYTKHIQKQLTAEAEMIVAEMDDAIAKGEILSYWAFGGIKVTNDDFFSQLGSDIYSNGELSSFCVDISDATLRTIKKYENLSYCSLHQKSFPDTLDDDIAYSTARQVRQYCRENGAFARVLPAAKPSAYNQLVVGRMTADGAYTVLVSTTLMHVSEAGEVMSTVLPLAAALIFAFSMSAAWMFSEWFTKPLRQLSGAARQVAQGDYAVHVETGRNDELGDLAEDFNHMAKEVQRASQMQRDLLANVSHDLRTPLTLIKGYAETVRDITGDDKAHRDEQMNIIVDEADRLTALVSSVMELSKVTSGAEKCEKVHFDMGQLCDEVSERYDAVCAQNGWQLKLELPDEELPVYADPNMMQRALHNLLGNAMHHMGADGIFVLRAAPSAEGVRVEVEDHGPGIAAEDLPYIFDRYYRSRSDAGKQGTGLGLSITKAIFQQHGFRFGVQSTVGKGTTFWFIMTSE
- a CDS encoding response regulator transcription factor — its product is MAKILIVDDEPRIRELIREHLQYAGYVCEEAGDGSAALSLLSGGGYDLVILDVMMPFMDGMTCLREMRTRHINTPVIILTARGEEYDKLAGLEGGADDYVVKPFSPRELVARVRAVLNRTMPRSEASDGTMTFGDLTIDTASHTVRVAGEEVSLTPKEFDLLVFLASNKGIALSREKILQKVWNYDYFGEDRTVDTHVKMLRGHLGKCRGYIATVWGIGYKFDPDAAR
- the gltX gene encoding glutamate--tRNA ligase, producing the protein MPSNKVRTRFAPSPTGYMHVGNLRTALYTYLMAKHEDGTFILRIEDTDQGRYVEGAVDVIYNTLREAGLNWDEGPDIGGPVGPYIQSERMGMFKQYAEQLVAEGKAYYCFCTEERLEALHAEQRANGEMTHYDGCCRDLPEEEVQKRLAAGEPYVIRQKIPRTGITGFDDVVYGHIEVENSEMDDQILIKTDGMPTYNFANVVDDHLMGITHVIRGSEYLSSTPKYNLLYQAFGWEIPTYIHCPPVMKDAQNKLSKRNGDASYQDLRAKGYLSAAILNYICLLGWSPRGEYAEQEIFSLDELRKVWSPDGISKSPAIFDPLKLRAINAEYIRRLSPDAFLAAAEPWIDQAVHTPIDKKLLCANLQPRCEVLGEIPAQLDFFDAMPEYDVSLYTNKKQKTTPESAKEALEALLPVLSSSALDFSDRDAVFDACKAKAEELGKKNGWLLYPLGIALSGRQRTPGGGTDLACMMGRETTLARVKAAIEKLNG
- a CDS encoding lipopolysaccharide biosynthesis protein, translated to MKFKNLSRVERNMLTGLFCQFVTILLSFLMPRLYLTYYGSGVNGELNTIKQLFAYLYLLEAGVGLATTQALYRPVAMEEHQTVSEILAATDHYYRRTGTLYALIVVAIGVVYPMVVHFTLPRGVVLLYTILYGLPSVTSFFVQGKYRLLMDVDGRRYVLSNLETATNLISGIGKVLVLMLTRNLLAMQLLYCLCSMLPIPVILWYTHKNYPWIDHHAKPDYSAVAQKNSVLMHQLSGVIFNNTDMVLLSYFCNFQLVSVYSIYNMFFVQIIFVMNLFLNSISFRMGQIFHTDRERFLGLFDLCETLYLAFVAFCYTMTAAFLLPVIRIYTSGIQDTNYIDAFLLLLFALKAVLESGKSIYHQAVQFEGAFQQTRWHALVEMAINLSVTLLGIQFFGIYGCLFGTLAALLCRTVLVFRYTYQNILHQRMARPALKWVCDLGLMALILRIVGIQSRPELSLPGVIGVALLHMIWIGAAFAGAAFLFDHDLLHKLRTLRSSIRS